The following proteins are encoded in a genomic region of Notolabrus celidotus isolate fNotCel1 chromosome 19, fNotCel1.pri, whole genome shotgun sequence:
- the rab27b gene encoding ras-related protein Rab-27B, whose protein sequence is MTDGDYDYLIKLLALGDSGVGKTTFLYRYTDNKFNPKFITTVGIDFREKRVVYTQTNPNGGTTGKTFKVHLQLWDTAGQERFRSLTTAFFRDAMGFLLMFDLTSQQSFLNVRNWMSQLQANAYCENPDIVLVGNKADLADQREVQEKQAKELADKYGIPYFETSAATGAEVDKSVITLLDLVMKRMEQCVDKPPAESANGNGATKLTDSQSNEKKCAC, encoded by the exons ATGACTGATGGGGATTATGACTACCTTATAAAGCTCCTTGCCCTGGGGGACTCTGGCGTGGGGAAGACCACCTTCCTGTACCGATACACAGACAACAAGTTCAACCCCAAGTTCATCACCACAGTCGGCATCGACTTCAGGGAAAAGAGAGTG GTGTACACACAGACCAACCCCAATGGAGGGACCACGGGGAAAACCTTTAAAGTTCATCTTCAGCTTTGGGACACAGCTGGACAGGAGAG gTTCCGCAGCCTGACAACAGCGTTCTTTAGGGATGCGATGGGGTTCCTGCTGATGTTTGATCTCACCAGCCAGCAGAGCTTCCTCAACGTCAGAAACTGGATGA GCCAGCTACAGGCAAATGCCTACTGTGAGAACCCCGACATAGTGTTGGTAGGGAACAAAGCTGACCTGGCCGACCAGAGGGAGGTTCAGGAGAAACAGGCCAAGGAGCTGGCTGATAAATACGG GATCCCGTACTTTGAGACGAGTGCAGCGACAGGCGCAGAGGTGGACAAGTCTGTGATCACGCTGCTGGACCTGGTCATGAAGAGGATGGAGCAGTGTGTCGACAAACCACCAGCCGAGTCAGCCAACGGGAACGGGGCCACAAAGCTCACCGATTCACAGTCCAATGAGAAGAAATGTGCATGCTAG